Proteins encoded by one window of Bacteroidota bacterium:
- a CDS encoding SDR family NAD(P)-dependent oxidoreductase, whose translation MIALVTGATSGIGKATALLLARHGYDMIITGRRQERLDILSAEIKKISNAHVLSLCFDVRHQDEVTKNIQSLKENWSKIDVLVNNAGLAAGFSTIQEGVVDDWERMIDTNIKGLLYVTRIVAPMMIKHGKGHIVNIGSIAGKEVYPNGNVYCATKYAVDALNRAMRLDLLQHGIRVTGIHPGMVETEFSIVRYNGDEERAKKVYAGLKPLTPEDIAETIAWALTRPAHVNITEIVLTPTAQGNAITAVRKA comes from the coding sequence ATGATAGCTTTAGTAACAGGTGCAACATCAGGGATCGGCAAGGCAACAGCATTGTTGCTGGCCAGGCATGGCTATGACATGATCATTACCGGGCGCAGGCAGGAAAGGCTCGATATTTTAAGCGCTGAAATAAAAAAAATATCGAACGCACATGTACTTTCACTGTGTTTTGATGTCCGCCACCAGGATGAAGTGACAAAGAATATCCAATCGCTAAAAGAAAACTGGAGCAAGATAGATGTATTGGTAAACAATGCCGGACTTGCCGCCGGGTTCAGTACGATACAGGAAGGGGTTGTTGACGACTGGGAACGTATGATCGACACCAACATTAAAGGATTGCTGTATGTAACCAGGATTGTTGCCCCGATGATGATAAAACACGGAAAGGGCCATATTGTGAACATTGGCTCGATAGCCGGAAAAGAAGTATATCCTAATGGCAATGTGTATTGCGCCACCAAATATGCTGTCGACGCGTTAAACAGGGCGATGCGCCTTGATCTTCTGCAGCATGGTATTCGTGTTACAGGCATACATCCCGGTATGGTGGAAACAGAATTTTCGATCGTGCGGTACAATGGCGATGAAGAACGTGCTAAAAAAGTTTATGCGGGTCTTAAACCGCTTACACCGGAAGACATTGCTGAAACCATTGCCTGGGCTTTAACCCGCCCTGCACATGTAAATATCACAGAAATTGTACTTACACCGACTGCACAGGGTAATGCCATAACCGCTGTACGAAAAGCCTGA
- a CDS encoding amino acid permease, whose amino-acid sequence MSFNDLFRKKSATQALKQEDFPGEHVSLNKVLRVRDLTFFGIAAIIGAGSFSSMGDACFNGGPGVVFLFIMCAVACGFTAMCYAEFASRVPASGSAYTYAYVSFGELFAWIIGWALLMEYSIGNIYVAFSWSGYFTNLLDGVGIHLPQYLTTNYTSAHEAWLNNTPGEGMNAWNTAPQLGGLNIIFDLPAICINAVITWLVYVGVKESRNFSNAMVITKLVIITLVIVVGIFYVDIENWTPFMPNGFGGVMKGVAAVFFAYIGFDAVSTLAEESENPQTDLPRGMINSLVICTVIYIILSFVLTGMVSYSQLGVSDPLAEVFNLKGVKWMLFTVSIAAVVAMTSVLLVFQMGQPRIWMSMSRDGLLPKRFSSIHPKYKTPGFSTIITGLVVGIPILFTDEKFVLDFTSIATLFAFALVCGGVLMLPRHEKPISKGHKRFRLPYINGKWIIPIATLISFALVSYFIPGFITNNFNITNETAASMIPMLVFFVLCITMAILSFLKELSLIPVLGLLSCSFLLTGMSASNWIWFFSWLAAGLVIYFAYSFKNSKLNKGLTSTLSKGEDV is encoded by the coding sequence ATGAGTTTTAACGATCTTTTCCGAAAAAAATCAGCCACCCAGGCTTTAAAACAGGAAGATTTTCCCGGAGAGCATGTTTCCCTTAATAAAGTGCTTCGCGTGCGGGATCTTACATTTTTCGGGATCGCAGCCATTATAGGAGCCGGGAGTTTCAGCAGTATGGGTGATGCCTGTTTCAATGGCGGACCCGGGGTTGTTTTTCTGTTTATAATGTGTGCAGTGGCCTGCGGGTTTACCGCTATGTGTTACGCAGAATTCGCTTCACGTGTTCCCGCTTCCGGCAGCGCATACACATATGCCTATGTTTCTTTCGGGGAGTTATTTGCCTGGATCATTGGCTGGGCATTGCTGATGGAGTATTCGATAGGAAATATTTATGTAGCCTTTTCCTGGAGCGGGTATTTCACCAACCTCCTGGATGGCGTTGGTATTCATTTACCCCAGTATCTAACAACAAATTACACATCGGCCCATGAGGCCTGGTTGAACAACACTCCGGGTGAAGGAATGAATGCGTGGAACACAGCCCCGCAACTTGGAGGTCTAAATATCATTTTTGACTTACCCGCCATATGCATCAACGCAGTTATTACCTGGCTTGTATATGTGGGAGTAAAAGAATCACGCAACTTCAGTAATGCCATGGTTATAACAAAACTTGTTATTATCACGCTGGTAATTGTAGTAGGGATATTTTATGTGGATATTGAAAACTGGACACCCTTTATGCCCAATGGTTTTGGCGGAGTAATGAAGGGTGTGGCAGCTGTTTTTTTTGCTTATATAGGTTTCGATGCTGTGTCGACGCTGGCGGAAGAAAGCGAGAACCCGCAAACCGATCTGCCGCGCGGCATGATCAATTCACTGGTTATCTGCACTGTAATTTATATCATCCTGTCCTTTGTCCTTACAGGTATGGTTTCCTACAGCCAGCTTGGTGTGAGCGATCCGCTTGCGGAAGTGTTTAACCTGAAAGGTGTAAAATGGATGTTGTTTACAGTTTCGATCGCCGCTGTTGTGGCGATGACAAGTGTATTACTCGTTTTCCAGATGGGGCAGCCACGTATATGGATGAGCATGAGCCGCGACGGTCTTTTACCTAAACGCTTTTCATCCATTCACCCTAAATATAAAACGCCCGGATTTTCAACAATTATTACGGGACTGGTAGTCGGTATCCCCATTCTTTTTACGGATGAAAAATTTGTACTCGACTTTACGAGTATAGCCACCCTATTTGCCTTCGCGCTTGTTTGCGGAGGAGTATTAATGCTTCCTCGCCACGAAAAACCTATCAGTAAGGGCCATAAAAGATTCCGCCTGCCCTATATAAACGGGAAATGGATAATCCCGATCGCTACATTGATCTCATTCGCGCTGGTCTCTTATTTCATCCCCGGGTTTATTACAAACAATTTTAATATCACCAATGAAACAGCAGCCTCGATGATTCCCATGCTGGTATTTTTTGTGCTTTGTATTACAATGGCAATTCTTTCATTCTTAAAGGAGCTTTCACTGATCCCTGTACTGGGATTACTTTCGTGCTCATTCCTGTTAACGGGAATGTCGGCCTCCAACTGGATATGGTTTTTTAGCTGGCTGGCAGCGGGCCTTGTTATTTATTTTGCATATAGTTTTAAAAACAGTAAATTAAATAAAGGCCTCACCTCCACCCTCTCCAAAGGAGAGGATGTTTAA
- the tsaE gene encoding tRNA (adenosine(37)-N6)-threonylcarbamoyltransferase complex ATPase subunit type 1 TsaE, translating into MPSITVKNIPDFKEAAAKLLENNPGRKLFAIKGVMGAGKTTFIKAICKQLGVKDTTGSPTFSIINEYLGQNGSKICHFDFYRIKNIEEVYDIGYEDYFYSNAWCFIEWPEKIAGLMPADTVEVEISVNGTERVISY; encoded by the coding sequence ATGCCTTCCATAACCGTAAAAAACATACCTGATTTTAAAGAGGCGGCAGCAAAACTTCTGGAAAATAATCCCGGAAGAAAACTGTTTGCCATAAAAGGAGTGATGGGCGCGGGAAAAACAACATTCATTAAGGCTATTTGCAAACAGCTTGGTGTGAAAGACACTACCGGCAGTCCAACCTTTTCAATCATTAATGAATATCTGGGACAGAACGGATCAAAGATCTGTCATTTTGATTTCTATCGCATAAAAAACATTGAAGAAGTATATGACATTGGCTATGAAGATTATTTTTACTCCAATGCCTGGTGCTTTATCGAATGGCCGGAGAAAATAGCCGGATTAATGCCTGCGGATACAGTTGAAGTGGAAATAAGTGTAAATGGTACGGAAAGGGTGATTAGTTATTGA